From Lagenorhynchus albirostris chromosome 10, mLagAlb1.1, whole genome shotgun sequence, the proteins below share one genomic window:
- the LOC132527889 gene encoding LOW QUALITY PROTEIN: HLA class II histocompatibility antigen, DP beta 1 chain-like (The sequence of the model RefSeq protein was modified relative to this genomic sequence to represent the inferred CDS: inserted 2 bases in 1 codon; substituted 1 base at 1 genomic stop codon), with protein sequence MDRYWKXYLYNRVVYIQFDSAVGAFVAVTKMEHPAKIWNIQREFLGLRQSAVDLLCRQTXHMDNGFTLKHRVQPKVNVSPSKKEPLQAHHLLVCHVTDFYPGHVQVRWFLNGQKKTAGVVSIHLINGGDWTSQLLVMLEMTRQQGDVYPCHVEHPSLDRPVTVK encoded by the exons ATGGACCGCTACTGGAAGTGATACCTTTATAACAGAGTGGTGTACATCCAGTTTGACAGTGCCGTGGGGGCATTTGTGGCTGTGACCAAGATGGAGCAC cctgccAAGATTTGGAACATCCAGAGGGAGTTCCTGGGACTGAGACAGAGCGCGGTGGACTTGCTGTGCAGACAGAC ACACATGGACAACGGTTTCACCCTGAAGCACAGAG TCCAACCTAAAGTGAACGTCTCCCCCTCCAAGAAAGAGCCCTTGCAAGCACACCACCTGCTCGTCTGCCATGTGACTGATTTCTATCCAGGCCACGTGCAAGTCCGCTGGTTCCTGAATGGACAGAAGAAGACAGCTGGGGTTGTGTCCATCCACCTGATCAATGGTGGAGACTGGACCTCCCAGCTCCTGGTGATGCTGGAAATGACCCGTCAGCAGGGAGACGTCTACCCCTGCCACGTGGAGCACCCCAGTCTGGACAGACCTGTCACCGTGAAGTGA